A part of Denitratisoma oestradiolicum genomic DNA contains:
- the hpnD gene encoding presqualene diphosphate synthase HpnD: MSQDASQADYCQQRAAASGSSFYYSFLFLEPHRRQAIMALYAFCREVDDLVDECSNPELAAAKLAWWRTEVAALYQGQPSHPVTQALAVALKRFALPQEHLLEIIDGMEMDLEQARYPDFKALHLYCYRVASVVGLLAAEIFGYRDRRTLKYAHDLGLALQLTNIIRDVGEDARRGRIYLPVEDLERFNVPAADLLQSRYSDNFKALMEFQARRAQEYYERALAQLPAVDRRAQRAGLIMARIYRTLLEEITRDGFMVLDRRTSLTPLRKLWLATKTWIRP; the protein is encoded by the coding sequence ATGAGCCAAGACGCCAGTCAAGCCGATTATTGCCAGCAGCGGGCCGCCGCCTCCGGCTCTAGCTTCTACTACAGCTTCCTGTTCCTGGAGCCCCACCGACGCCAGGCCATCATGGCCCTGTATGCCTTCTGCAGGGAAGTGGATGATCTGGTGGACGAATGCAGCAATCCCGAGCTGGCTGCCGCCAAGCTGGCCTGGTGGCGCACTGAGGTGGCCGCCCTCTATCAGGGCCAGCCCAGCCATCCGGTGACCCAGGCCCTGGCGGTCGCCCTGAAACGCTTTGCCCTGCCCCAGGAGCACCTGCTGGAAATCATCGATGGCATGGAAATGGATCTGGAGCAGGCCCGTTATCCCGACTTCAAGGCCCTGCACCTTTATTGCTACCGGGTCGCCAGCGTGGTTGGCCTGCTGGCTGCGGAAATCTTCGGCTACCGGGACCGGCGTACCCTCAAGTACGCCCACGACCTGGGACTGGCCCTGCAACTCACCAACATCATCCGCGACGTGGGGGAGGATGCTCGCCGGGGCCGCATCTACCTGCCGGTGGAAGACCTGGAACGCTTCAATGTTCCCGCCGCCGATCTGCTCCAGTCCCGTTACAGCGACAACTTCAAGGCCCTGATGGAGTTTCAGGCCCGCCGTGCCCAGGAATACTACGAGCGGGCCCTGGCCCAGTTGCCGGCGGTGGACCGCAGGGCTCAGCGGGCCGGGCTGATCATGGCCCGCATCTATCGCACCCTGCTGGAGGAAATCACCCGGGACGGCTTCATGGTGCTGGACCGGCGCACCTCCCTGACACCCCTGCGCAAGCTCTGGCTGGCGACCAAGACCTGGATCAGGCCGTGA
- the hpnE gene encoding hydroxysqualene dehydroxylase HpnE, with amino-acid sequence MRRNGVRVAIIGAGYAGLAAAVALADEGIPVEVFEASRTLGGRARSVDIEGVRLDNGQHILLGAYRQTLALMDRVGADPAASLLRHPLCLEYPGRLRLVAPRLPAPLHLAAALFCARGLSPAEKFAALRFMQTLKACRYRLTEDLPVAELLRRHRQPEALCRYLWEPLCVAALNTPVAEASAQVFLNVLRDSLGAERAASDLLLPRADFSALLPEPAARYVEARGGRLERERRIHGLTRSDKGWRLDQQGSYSHVVIATAPYHARRLIEGWPELLPLAAQLDALDQEPIVTAYLQYPETVRLPFPMVGHAGDYLQWLFDRGALGGPAGLLAAVISARGRHQDLAPEILARRLHEEIASILPDLPEPRWHKVIVEKRATFSCRPKLKRPENLTSLPGLLLAGDYTAGDYPATLEGAVRSGQQAARLVLG; translated from the coding sequence GTGAGGCGTAACGGCGTTCGCGTCGCTATCATCGGCGCCGGCTATGCCGGCCTCGCCGCGGCGGTGGCCCTGGCGGATGAGGGTATCCCGGTGGAGGTGTTCGAGGCTTCCCGCACCCTGGGGGGGCGAGCACGCAGCGTGGATATCGAAGGGGTGCGACTGGACAACGGTCAGCACATCCTGCTGGGGGCCTATCGCCAGACCCTGGCCCTGATGGATAGGGTGGGGGCGGACCCCGCGGCCAGCCTGCTGCGCCATCCCCTATGCCTCGAATACCCGGGTCGCCTGCGTCTTGTCGCGCCCCGCCTGCCCGCGCCCCTGCATCTGGCGGCGGCCCTGTTCTGTGCGCGGGGCCTGAGTCCGGCAGAAAAGTTCGCAGCCCTGCGCTTCATGCAGACGCTCAAGGCCTGCCGCTACCGATTGACCGAGGACCTGCCGGTGGCTGAGCTGCTGCGCCGCCACCGGCAACCGGAAGCCCTGTGCCGCTATCTCTGGGAGCCCCTTTGCGTGGCGGCCCTCAACACGCCGGTGGCCGAGGCGTCGGCCCAGGTCTTTCTCAATGTGCTGCGGGACAGTCTGGGGGCGGAACGGGCCGCCTCGGACCTGCTGCTGCCCAGGGCGGATTTCTCGGCCTTGTTACCGGAGCCCGCCGCCCGCTATGTGGAAGCCCGGGGCGGCCGGCTGGAACGGGAGCGCCGCATCCATGGCCTGACCCGGAGCGACAAGGGCTGGCGACTGGATCAGCAAGGAAGCTACAGCCATGTGGTGATCGCCACCGCTCCCTACCATGCCCGCCGGCTGATCGAGGGCTGGCCGGAGCTGCTTCCCCTGGCGGCACAACTGGACGCTCTCGATCAGGAGCCCATCGTCACCGCCTATCTGCAATACCCGGAGACGGTACGGCTACCCTTTCCCATGGTGGGCCATGCCGGCGACTACCTGCAATGGCTCTTCGATCGGGGCGCCCTGGGGGGGCCGGCGGGGCTGCTGGCAGCCGTCATCAGCGCAAGGGGCCGCCATCAGGACTTGGCACCGGAGATCCTGGCCCGGCGCCTCCACGAGGAAATCGCCTCGATCTTGCCCGACCTGCCCGAGCCCCGCTGGCACAAGGTGATCGTGGAAAAGCGCGCCACCTTCTCCTGCCGTCCCAAGCTGAAGCGGCCGGAAAATCTGACTTCCCTGCCCGGACTGCTGCTGGCCGGGGACTACACCGCCGGCGATTATCCGGCCACCCTGGAAGGGGCGGTGCGTAGCGGCCAGCAGGCGGCGCGGCTGGTGCTGGGGTAG
- the gstA gene encoding glutathione transferase GstA, whose protein sequence is MKLYYAPGACSQAPHITALEGGLSLQLVRVTLGKSVTEHGENYKDISPLGFVPLLQLDDGRTLGECSAVVQYLADQAPAAGMLAPAGSFERYKTQEWLSFIATELHKGGFSPLFNPNLSAEARTGTLKTLHNRLDYVARHLQDRDYLVGDRFSVADAYLFVTLGWTGYLKLDLSAWPTLASFVQRIAARPAVQAALKAEGLLG, encoded by the coding sequence ATGAAACTCTATTACGCTCCCGGCGCCTGCTCCCAGGCCCCCCACATCACCGCCCTGGAGGGCGGTCTGTCGCTCCAGTTGGTTCGCGTCACCCTCGGCAAATCGGTCACCGAACATGGCGAGAATTACAAGGACATCAGCCCCCTGGGCTTCGTCCCCCTGTTGCAGCTCGATGATGGCCGCACCCTGGGTGAATGCTCTGCCGTGGTCCAGTACCTGGCCGACCAGGCGCCGGCAGCGGGAATGCTGGCACCGGCAGGCAGCTTCGAGCGCTACAAGACCCAGGAATGGTTGAGCTTCATCGCCACGGAACTGCACAAGGGCGGCTTCAGCCCCCTTTTCAATCCCAACCTCAGTGCAGAAGCCAGGACGGGGACGCTCAAGACCCTCCACAACCGTCTGGATTATGTCGCACGTCACCTGCAGGACCGGGACTATCTCGTGGGCGACCGGTTCAGCGTCGCCGATGCCTATCTCTTCGTCACCCTGGGTTGGACCGGCTACCTCAAACTCGACCTGAGCGCCTGGCCTACCCTGGCATCCTTCGTCCAGCGCATCGCCGCTCGCCCCGCCGTGCAGGCAGCGCTCAAGGCCGAGGGGCTGCTGGGCTGA
- the htpG gene encoding molecular chaperone HtpG, with the protein MSVDATTAANRETMGFQTEVKQLLHLMIHSLYSNREIFLRELISNASDACDKLRFEALHNGSLFESDPDLKIRVAYDKAARTLTISDNGVGMSRDEVITNLGTIAKSGTREFFSRLSGDQQKDAHLIGQFGVGFYSSFIVADRVTVLTRRAGEQASQGVRWESEGAGEFSIEMVDRPERGTEITLHLREDQDDLLSGWKLRAIIRKYSDHIVQPIVMHKESWDEEKKEQVATTEDETVNKASALWTRAKNDIAEDEYKEFYKHVGHDFDDPLAWVHARVEGRQEYTQLLYVPGRAPFDLWDRNARHGIKLYVRRVFIMDDAEQLLPNYLRFVRGVVDSADLPLNVSREILQESKDIEAIRNGCTKKILGLLEDMANSEEAEGKEKYAKFWGEFGRALKEGVGQDFANKARIAGLLRFASTHADTPEESVSLADYVARMKEGQDKIYYVAADSFNAAKNSPHLEIFRKKGIEVLLLSDRVDEWVVGNLTDFEGKALASVAKGDLDLGSLSDEAEKQEQESAVGEFKELVDKIKASLADRVKEVRVTHRLTDSPACLVADEHDMSANLARLLKAAGQQAPDMKPILEINPRHPVVLRLRYEDGKFDDWASVLFDQALLAEGGQLDDPATFVRRINDLMLAMTQGKA; encoded by the coding sequence ATGTCCGTTGATGCCACGACCGCTGCGAACCGGGAGACCATGGGTTTTCAGACCGAGGTGAAGCAGTTGCTGCACCTGATGATTCATTCCCTTTACTCGAACCGGGAAATCTTCCTGCGGGAACTGATTTCCAACGCATCCGATGCCTGCGACAAGCTGCGTTTCGAGGCTCTGCACAATGGCTCACTGTTCGAGTCCGATCCGGATCTGAAAATCCGCGTCGCCTATGACAAGGCGGCCCGCACCCTGACCATCAGCGACAACGGCGTCGGCATGAGTCGGGACGAGGTGATCACCAATCTGGGAACCATCGCCAAGTCGGGTACCCGGGAATTCTTCAGCCGGCTCAGCGGCGACCAGCAGAAGGATGCCCACCTGATCGGCCAGTTCGGTGTTGGCTTCTATTCCTCCTTCATCGTTGCCGACCGGGTGACCGTACTCACCCGCCGCGCCGGCGAACAGGCCAGCCAGGGGGTGCGCTGGGAGTCGGAAGGGGCCGGAGAATTCAGCATCGAAATGGTGGACCGGCCCGAGCGCGGCACCGAAATCACCCTGCATCTGCGGGAGGACCAGGACGACCTGCTTTCTGGCTGGAAACTGCGCGCCATCATCCGCAAGTATTCCGACCACATCGTCCAGCCCATCGTGATGCACAAGGAGTCCTGGGACGAGGAGAAGAAGGAACAGGTGGCCACCACCGAAGACGAGACCGTCAACAAGGCCTCGGCTCTGTGGACCCGGGCCAAGAACGATATCGCCGAGGACGAGTACAAGGAGTTCTACAAGCACGTGGGCCATGACTTCGACGACCCCCTGGCCTGGGTCCATGCCCGGGTCGAGGGCCGTCAGGAATACACCCAGTTGCTTTATGTGCCGGGCCGCGCCCCCTTCGATCTGTGGGACCGCAACGCCCGCCATGGCATCAAGCTCTACGTGCGCCGGGTTTTCATCATGGACGACGCCGAGCAGTTGTTGCCCAACTATCTGCGCTTCGTGCGCGGCGTGGTGGACTCCGCCGATCTGCCCCTCAACGTGTCCCGGGAAATCCTCCAGGAATCCAAGGACATCGAGGCCATCCGCAACGGCTGCACCAAGAAGATTCTCGGCCTGCTGGAGGATATGGCCAACAGCGAGGAAGCCGAAGGCAAGGAGAAGTACGCGAAATTCTGGGGCGAGTTCGGTCGTGCCCTGAAGGAAGGGGTGGGCCAGGACTTCGCCAACAAGGCTCGCATCGCCGGCCTGCTGCGCTTCGCCTCCACCCATGCCGATACGCCGGAGGAAAGCGTGTCCCTGGCCGATTATGTGGCGCGCATGAAGGAAGGGCAGGACAAGATCTATTACGTGGCCGCCGATAGCTTCAATGCGGCAAAGAACAGCCCCCATCTGGAAATTTTCCGCAAGAAGGGCATCGAGGTGCTGCTGCTCTCGGATCGGGTGGATGAGTGGGTGGTGGGCAATCTCACGGACTTCGAGGGCAAGGCCCTGGCCTCGGTGGCCAAGGGGGACCTGGACCTGGGCAGCCTCAGCGATGAAGCCGAGAAACAGGAACAGGAATCCGCCGTCGGTGAGTTCAAGGAATTGGTGGACAAGATCAAGGCTTCCCTGGCCGATCGGGTCAAGGAAGTGCGGGTGACCCATCGCCTGACCGATTCCCCCGCCTGCCTGGTGGCCGACGAGCACGACATGTCCGCCAATCTGGCTCGTCTGCTGAAGGCGGCTGGGCAGCAGGCGCCTGACATGAAACCGATCCTGGAAATCAACCCCAGGCATCCAGTGGTACTGCGCCTAAGATATGAGGATGGCAAGTTTGACGACTGGGCCTCGGTGCTGTTCGACCAGGCGTTGCTGGCCGAGGGTGGGCAACTGGACGACCCGGCCACCTTCGTCCGGCGGATCAACGACCTGATGCTGGCCATGACCCAGGGCAAGGCGTGA
- the surE gene encoding 5'/3'-nucleotidase SurE, which translates to MRILLSNDDGYFAPGIAALVKAVSDLATVTVVAPEQDRSGASNSLTLDRPLSLRRAANGFYFVNGTPTDCVHLAVTGMLDERPDMVLSGINLGANMGDDTIYSGTVAAATEGYLLGVPAVAVSLVGKHGEHFETAARVARELVQRFQRQDFGGPVLLNVNVPDVPYEELKGLRVTRLGRRHKAEPVVKQLSPRGETVYWVGPAGEAADAGESTDFHAVAEGYASVTPLQIDLTHTAQIGAAWEWLKA; encoded by the coding sequence ATGCGCATCCTGCTCAGTAACGACGACGGATATTTCGCTCCAGGCATCGCAGCCCTGGTTAAGGCGGTTTCCGATCTGGCCACAGTGACGGTAGTGGCTCCCGAACAGGATCGCAGCGGCGCCAGCAATTCCCTGACTCTGGATCGTCCCCTTTCCCTGCGCCGAGCCGCCAACGGCTTCTATTTCGTCAATGGCACTCCCACCGACTGCGTGCATCTGGCAGTGACCGGCATGCTGGACGAGCGGCCCGACATGGTGCTCTCCGGCATCAACCTGGGGGCCAACATGGGCGACGACACCATTTATTCCGGCACTGTGGCTGCCGCCACCGAGGGCTACCTGCTCGGTGTGCCGGCCGTCGCCGTGTCACTGGTGGGTAAGCATGGCGAGCATTTCGAGACGGCGGCCCGGGTGGCCCGCGAACTGGTGCAGCGTTTTCAGCGCCAGGACTTCGGCGGGCCGGTACTTTTGAACGTGAATGTGCCAGATGTTCCCTATGAGGAATTGAAGGGCTTGCGGGTCACCCGCCTGGGCCGGCGCCACAAGGCTGAACCGGTGGTCAAGCAGTTGAGTCCACGGGGCGAAACCGTCTATTGGGTCGGCCCTGCCGGCGAGGCCGCGGATGCGGGGGAGAGCACCGATTTCCATGCGGTGGCCGAAGGCTACGCATCGGTGACTCCCCTCCAGATCGACCTGACCCATACGGCCCAGATCGGCGCCGCCTGGGAGTGGCTGAAGGCATGA
- a CDS encoding protein-L-isoaspartate(D-aspartate) O-methyltransferase: MAEGMNSLQGIGMTSQRTRGRMIERLREQGIRDERVLAAIAAVPRHIFVEPALSHRAYEDTALPLILGQTISQPYVVARMIELLLAGRGGLGKTLEVGAGCGYQAAVLAMLSKDVYAVERIAPLLSRARENLRQLRLSQVRLKHADGNQGLVEASPYDTIIVAAAAARVPQTLLDQLAPGGRLILPVGGGQEQVLSLIERTPEGFKETRFDAVRFVPLLPGVE, encoded by the coding sequence GTGGCTGAAGGCATGAACTCCCTGCAAGGCATCGGCATGACCTCCCAACGCACCCGGGGGCGCATGATCGAGCGCCTGCGGGAGCAGGGTATTCGGGACGAGCGGGTGCTTGCAGCCATCGCCGCCGTGCCCCGGCACATTTTCGTGGAGCCGGCCCTGTCCCATCGGGCCTACGAGGACACGGCGCTGCCCCTGATCCTGGGGCAGACCATTTCCCAGCCCTATGTGGTGGCCCGCATGATCGAATTGCTGCTGGCAGGCCGCGGGGGGTTGGGCAAGACCCTGGAAGTAGGCGCCGGCTGCGGCTATCAGGCCGCAGTGCTGGCCATGCTGTCCAAGGATGTTTATGCCGTGGAACGCATCGCTCCCTTGCTTTCCCGTGCGCGGGAGAACCTGCGCCAGTTGCGACTCTCCCAGGTCCGATTGAAACATGCCGACGGCAATCAAGGGCTGGTGGAAGCATCACCCTATGATACGATCATCGTCGCGGCGGCCGCTGCCCGGGTGCCTCAGACGTTGCTGGATCAACTGGCGCCGGGGGGGCGACTGATACTGCCCGTTGGTGGCGGGCAGGAGCAGGTCCTGTCCCTGATTGAGCGGACGCCGGAGGGGTTCAAGGAAACACGCTTCGATGCGGTACGCTTTGTGCCGCTCTTGCCGGGGGTCGAATGA
- a CDS encoding peptidoglycan DD-metalloendopeptidase family protein: MSLRLLSCVAVILLAACASHEPVPVEDRTAAIASAATPARAAVDPVVVPPGYYLVKKGDTLYGIALDHGHSYRDLAAWNNLEDPNRILVGQQLRVASPDSADPVVEVRPVTGPVAVESRPVVTAAAAVVEDSLVREPKGGKQPYSEEVLARLRQPEPMQRVAVVPAPAEKAIEKPAVAVNEETVWAWPSAGKLLAGFSEGSNKGVDLAGKPGDPVLAAGSGKVVYAGTGLRGYGKLVIVKHDATFLSAYAHNSQILVKEGQSVTRGQKIAEVGSSDADQPKLHFEIRRQGKPVDPTQYLPKR; the protein is encoded by the coding sequence GTGAGCTTGCGCCTGTTGTCCTGTGTTGCTGTCATCTTGCTGGCCGCCTGCGCCAGCCACGAGCCGGTGCCGGTGGAAGACCGGACTGCCGCCATCGCGTCCGCCGCGACACCTGCCCGCGCTGCCGTCGACCCCGTTGTTGTGCCGCCGGGTTACTACCTGGTGAAAAAGGGTGACACCCTCTACGGTATCGCCCTGGATCATGGGCATTCCTATCGGGATCTGGCGGCCTGGAACAATCTGGAAGATCCCAACCGCATTCTGGTGGGCCAGCAATTGCGAGTTGCCTCCCCCGATAGCGCCGACCCCGTGGTGGAAGTGCGGCCAGTGACGGGGCCGGTGGCGGTGGAGTCCCGTCCCGTGGTCACGGCGGCAGCGGCGGTGGTGGAGGACAGCCTGGTGCGGGAACCCAAGGGTGGCAAGCAACCCTATTCCGAAGAAGTCCTTGCCCGGCTGCGCCAGCCGGAACCCATGCAGCGTGTGGCGGTGGTCCCGGCACCCGCCGAGAAGGCCATCGAAAAACCAGCCGTCGCCGTCAATGAGGAGACGGTCTGGGCCTGGCCGTCTGCCGGCAAGCTGCTGGCTGGTTTCAGCGAGGGCAGCAATAAAGGCGTGGACCTGGCCGGCAAACCAGGGGATCCGGTGCTGGCGGCGGGGTCCGGTAAAGTGGTGTACGCCGGTACGGGCTTGCGGGGTTACGGCAAGCTGGTGATCGTCAAGCATGACGCCACTTTCCTCTCCGCCTATGCCCATAACAGCCAGATACTGGTCAAGGAGGGGCAGAGTGTAACGCGGGGACAAAAAATCGCCGAGGTGGGCAGCAGCGACGCCGACCAGCCCAAGCTGCATTTCGAGATCCGACGCCAGGGCAAGCCGGTGGATCCGACCCAGTATTTACCCAAGCGCTGA
- the rpoS gene encoding RNA polymerase sigma factor RpoS, protein MTDEPLPGDEEEAAEVVGSGEVDVVAAAQEPHDFLDDITQLYLNEIGAHSLLKADQERALARAVQAGDFAARQRMIESNLRLVVSIARHYQNRGLPFDDLIEEGNLGLIHALEKFDPERGFRFSTYATWWIRQNIERAIMNQSRTIRLPVHVVKELNQVLRTLRQLDAKDGSVHHGPEDVAMLLGRPVEEVRHILSLPERTASLDAPLDIDPDLTIGDAVADENELGPELLLAQQEVEGLMEGWIEELSERQRMVIERRYGLNGQELSTLENIALEMGVTRERVRQIQMEALQSLRRRLTRDGVGRDALL, encoded by the coding sequence GTGACCGACGAGCCGTTGCCAGGAGACGAAGAGGAAGCCGCTGAAGTCGTTGGGAGCGGCGAGGTCGACGTGGTTGCCGCCGCGCAGGAACCTCACGACTTCCTCGACGACATCACTCAGCTCTACCTTAATGAAATCGGCGCCCATTCCCTGCTCAAGGCAGACCAGGAGCGGGCCTTGGCACGGGCTGTGCAGGCCGGGGACTTCGCCGCTCGCCAGCGCATGATCGAGTCCAACCTGCGTCTGGTGGTCAGCATCGCCCGCCATTACCAGAACCGGGGTCTGCCCTTCGACGACCTGATCGAGGAAGGCAACCTGGGCCTGATCCATGCGCTGGAGAAGTTCGATCCGGAGCGGGGCTTCCGCTTTTCCACCTATGCCACCTGGTGGATACGGCAGAACATCGAGCGGGCCATCATGAATCAGTCCCGCACCATCCGCCTGCCGGTGCATGTGGTGAAGGAACTGAACCAGGTGTTGCGCACCCTGCGGCAACTGGACGCCAAGGATGGTTCGGTGCATCACGGGCCGGAGGACGTGGCCATGCTGCTGGGCCGGCCGGTGGAGGAAGTGCGCCATATCCTGTCGTTGCCGGAGCGCACGGCCTCCCTGGACGCACCCCTGGATATCGATCCGGACCTGACCATCGGCGATGCGGTCGCCGACGAAAACGAACTGGGGCCGGAACTGCTGCTGGCCCAGCAGGAGGTCGAGGGCCTGATGGAGGGCTGGATCGAGGAACTCTCGGAACGCCAGCGCATGGTCATCGAGCGGCGCTATGGTCTCAACGGCCAGGAACTATCCACCCTAGAGAATATCGCCCTGGAAATGGGGGTGACCCGAGAACGGGTGCGCCAGATCCAGATGGAGGCCCTGCAAAGCCTGCGCCGCCGGCTAACGCGGGACGGTGTTGGCCGCGACGCGTTGCTCTGA
- the mltB gene encoding lytic murein transglycosylase B has product MKFLPHILFFLAANLLPCSALASDYARREDVRDFIADISRRHDFDATELLILFHKVRPLPAVLKAIQPSRDPGIRSWQAYRGRFVEPRRIAAGIKFWGQHQDALLRAETLYGVPPEIIVAIIGVETIYGRHMGRFETFSALSNLAFDYPPRAELFRRELEALLLLAREEGHSPLAYHGSYAGALGMPQFLPSSQRRFAVDFDRDGAVDLRGSSADAIGSVGRFLSEHGWQRGGPILTPAAVRSERATELLAEGITPRRLPREMSDYGVEVEGAPEAPAALIDYVTPQAETEYRLGYQNFFVITRYNRSSFYATVVADLAAALRQVMSSEQRVAANTVPR; this is encoded by the coding sequence ATGAAATTTCTGCCCCACATACTGTTTTTCCTGGCTGCCAACCTGCTGCCCTGCTCAGCCCTCGCCAGCGACTACGCCCGGCGCGAAGATGTTCGCGATTTCATCGCCGATATTTCCCGACGCCATGATTTCGACGCCACAGAATTGCTCATACTGTTTCACAAGGTTCGTCCCCTGCCGGCCGTGCTCAAGGCCATCCAGCCCTCCCGGGATCCAGGCATCCGTTCCTGGCAGGCCTATCGGGGCCGGTTCGTGGAACCCCGGCGCATCGCCGCCGGCATCAAGTTCTGGGGTCAGCACCAGGACGCTTTGTTGCGGGCGGAAACGCTCTATGGCGTGCCGCCCGAGATCATCGTCGCCATCATCGGCGTGGAAACCATTTACGGGCGCCACATGGGCCGCTTCGAGACCTTCTCGGCCCTGAGCAACCTGGCTTTCGACTACCCCCCCCGGGCCGAGTTGTTCCGCCGTGAGCTGGAAGCCCTGCTGCTGCTGGCCCGGGAAGAGGGCCATTCACCCCTGGCCTATCACGGCTCCTATGCCGGCGCCCTGGGCATGCCCCAGTTCCTGCCCAGCAGCCAGCGCCGCTTTGCGGTGGATTTCGATCGGGACGGAGCAGTGGACCTGCGGGGCAGCAGCGCCGACGCCATCGGCAGTGTCGGTCGCTTCCTGTCTGAACATGGCTGGCAGCGGGGCGGCCCGATTCTGACGCCGGCTGCGGTGCGCAGCGAGCGGGCCACCGAATTGCTGGCGGAAGGCATCACGCCCCGGCGCCTTCCCCGGGAGATGTCCGACTATGGCGTGGAGGTGGAAGGGGCGCCCGAAGCCCCGGCGGCCCTTATTGATTATGTGACGCCCCAGGCCGAAACGGAATACCGCCTGGGCTACCAGAATTTCTTCGTGATTACCCGTTACAACCGCAGCAGCTTCTACGCCACGGTGGTGGCCGACCTGGCCGCTGCCCTGCGCCAGGTAATGAGTTCAGAGCAACGCGTCGCGGCCAACACCGTCCCGCGTTAG